The genomic stretch TATAGTCCGCCGGTATATGCAAGCGGAGATATTATTGATACATTTGTTTACCGGATTGGTATGTTGGAGGCACAATTTGGAGTTGCTACAGCGGTAGGTCTATTTAAATCAGTTATTTCACTGACTTTAATTTCGGTTTCATACTGGTTTGCTATTAAGTTTGCAGACTATCAGTTGTTTTAGGAAAGGAATCGTTTATGAAAAAGAATAAGAAGTTTAAGTGGTTTCCGGTATTAAATACTATTATCCTTATCATGCTTGCTTTGATCTGCGTGATACCGCTTGTTCATGTTGCTGCTGTTTCGTTCAGTTCCAGTGCAGCGGCCTCCGCCGGAGACGTATCATTATGGCCTAAGGATTTTACCACAAGTTCATACTCATTTGTTGCAAAGCGTCCTGCATTTTGGCGCTCAATGAAAGTCTCAGTTACACGAATTATTATGGGCGGGGGTTTAAGTATTTTACTTACAATTACGGCAGCGTATCCGTTGTCTCAGCCAAAGGCAAGCTTTCGGTTCAGAACAGTTTATGCATGGTTCTTTTTTATTACTATGATATTTAATGCCGGATTGATTCCTTGGTACATGGTAATAAGACAATTCGGCCTTTTGGATAGTATTTGGGCATTGATCCTTCCTGGCGCCGTACCTGTTTTCAGTGTTATCCTATTGCTCAATTTTTTCCGTGAAGTTCCAAGAGAACTTGCGGAGGCGGCATTTATTGATGGAGCCGGACATTGGCGCACTCTTTGGACAATATATGTACCCTTATCAAAACCTGCTCTTGCAACACTCTTGCTGTTTTCACTTGTAGCAAACTGGAATAGCTGGTTTGATGGCCTGATTCTCATGAACAATCCGGATAATTATCCATTACAGACATACATACAAACCATTGCGGTTCAGCGCTCATTCAGTATGATGACAAGAGAAGAAATCCAGCAAATGGCCACGATATCAGACAGAACCCTGCGGTCTGCACAAATATTTTTAGGCTCCTTACCCATTGTTATGGTATACCCTTTCCTGCAAAAGTATTTTGTGAAAGGCATCGTGTTAGGTGGAGTTAAGGGGTAATAAGGAAAAGGAGGGGGAATTGAAATGAAAAAACAGGTGTTTAATCCCTATCTGCCGTCATGGGAATACATTCCCGACGGCGAACCACATGTGTTTGAGGAGCGTGTATATGTGTACGGATCACATGACCGTTTCAATGGATTCGCATATTGCTTAAATGACTATGTTTGTTATTCTGCGCCGGTAGATGATTTGTGCGATTGGAAGTATGAAGGTGTTATCTATGAAAAGACGAACGATCCTTTCAATGCAGACGGCAGCATGTGTCTGTATGCACCGGATGTAGTCAGAGGACCGGATGGCAGATATTATCTGTATTATGTTTTGGATAAAGTTCCGGTTGTTTCTGTGGCGGTCAGTGAAACCCCTGCAGGAAAATACAGCTTTTACGGTTATGTGCGTGATATGAAGGGAACACGGCTGGGGGAAAGAGCCAATGATCAGCCGCAATTTGACCCTGCAGTTTTATTGGAGAGTGATAAAGTCTATTTGTATACAGGTTTTTGCGGCCCTGGAGACAAGTCACGCAAAGGTGCTATGGCGACAGTGCTTGCGGCGGATATGTTGACAATCATTGAGGAGCCGGTAATCATAGTGCCCGGAAATTGCTATGGCAGCGGAACTGGGTTTGAAGGACATGAGTTCTTTGAAGGACCATCCATCAGAAAACATGGAAATACATATTATTTCGTTTATTCTTCGAGTCGGATGCATGAATTATGCTATGCAGCCAGTAAGAGTCCGACAAAGGATTTTTCTTATGGAGGCGTAATTGTAAGCAATTGTGATGAGAATATTACAAATGGGAAGCCGGCTGGGATGCACACGTATGTTCCCGGAAACAATCATGGCGGCATGGCAGAAGTATTTGGTCAGTGGTATATTTTTTATCATAGACATACAAACGGAACAAATTTCAGCCGTCAGGGCTGTGCCGAACCGGTTCAGATTAAGGAGGACGGCTCAATGGAACAAGTTGAAATGACCTCGTGCGGATTAAATGGCGCCCCTCTGGTTGGAAAGGGAGAGTACTTTGCATACATTGCCTGTAATTTGTTTTCTAAAACAATGAAAAATGACCATCTGCTTCATCACGCTGGTTGGATTGACGGGAAATATCCCAGAATTACACAGGATGGTCGGGATGGCGATGAAGAGATAGGATATATCGCCAATATGCAGGATTCTACGATAGCCGGATTTAAGTATTTTGAGTGTAAGGGTATCACAAGGATTTCTCTTAAAACGAGAGGGTATGGAAACGGGTGCTTTGAAGTAAAAACTGCGTGGGATGGTGAAACCTTCGGGAAAATTCCGGTAGGGTATTCAAACGTCTGGGTTGTAAATTCTGCTGAAATCATGATTCCGGACGGAGTTCAGGCTTTGTTCTTCGAATTTAAAGGCGAGGGCGGAATCAGCTTAAGTTCATTCATCTTAGAATAATGAGAGTAAAAGGAGCGGGGTATGCAGAAATATGGTGAAACCATAGGACATAAAAGGGGAATGCATATCTGGTGGACTGATATCCCGGATCCGGATGTGATCCGGGTTGATGATACGTATTATATGACCAGCACTACCATGCACTTTACGCCAGGCTGTCCAATTATGAGATCTAAGGATCTGGTTCATTGGGATATTGTTAGTTATGTTTATGATATTCTGGAAACCAGCGATGAAATGGCTTTGAAAAATGGAAAGCATGATTACGGCAGAGGATCATGGGCGAGCTGTTTAAGGTACGCTAATCATACTTTTTATGTTGCATTCACAGCATACAAT from Lacrimispora sphenoides JCM 1415 encodes the following:
- a CDS encoding carbohydrate ABC transporter permease, with the protein product MKKNKKFKWFPVLNTIILIMLALICVIPLVHVAAVSFSSSAAASAGDVSLWPKDFTTSSYSFVAKRPAFWRSMKVSVTRIIMGGGLSILLTITAAYPLSQPKASFRFRTVYAWFFFITMIFNAGLIPWYMVIRQFGLLDSIWALILPGAVPVFSVILLLNFFREVPRELAEAAFIDGAGHWRTLWTIYVPLSKPALATLLLFSLVANWNSWFDGLILMNNPDNYPLQTYIQTIAVQRSFSMMTREEIQQMATISDRTLRSAQIFLGSLPIVMVYPFLQKYFVKGIVLGGVKG
- a CDS encoding family 43 glycosylhydrolase; this encodes MKKQVFNPYLPSWEYIPDGEPHVFEERVYVYGSHDRFNGFAYCLNDYVCYSAPVDDLCDWKYEGVIYEKTNDPFNADGSMCLYAPDVVRGPDGRYYLYYVLDKVPVVSVAVSETPAGKYSFYGYVRDMKGTRLGERANDQPQFDPAVLLESDKVYLYTGFCGPGDKSRKGAMATVLAADMLTIIEEPVIIVPGNCYGSGTGFEGHEFFEGPSIRKHGNTYYFVYSSSRMHELCYAASKSPTKDFSYGGVIVSNCDENITNGKPAGMHTYVPGNNHGGMAEVFGQWYIFYHRHTNGTNFSRQGCAEPVQIKEDGSMEQVEMTSCGLNGAPLVGKGEYFAYIACNLFSKTMKNDHLLHHAGWIDGKYPRITQDGRDGDEEIGYIANMQDSTIAGFKYFECKGITRISLKTRGYGNGCFEVKTAWDGETFGKIPVGYSNVWVVNSAEIMIPDGVQALFFEFKGEGGISLSSFILE